In one Nostoc sp. KVJ3 genomic region, the following are encoded:
- the gyrB gene encoding DNA topoisomerase (ATP-hydrolyzing) subunit B: MTSSYSADQIQVLEGLEAVRKRPGMYIGTTGPRGLHHLVYEVVDNSIDEALAGHCTHIEVDINADGSVTVTDDGRGIPVDTHSRTGKSALETVMTVLHAGGKFGGGGYKVSGGLHGVGISVVNALSEVVEVTVWRDKKVYLQRYERGIPVSELQAKPYKEARTGTSVTFKPDTQIFTTSIEFDYITLSGRLRELAYLNAGVKITFTDHRLELLKSDTPKVESYNYKGGIKEYIAYMNREKQPLHEEIIYVQGERNNVQVEVSLQWCTDAYTDNVLGFANNIRTVDGGTHLEGLKAVLTRTLNAIARKRNKIKENETNLSGEHVREGLTAVISVKVPDPEFEGQTKTKLGNTEVRGIVDSLVGEVLTEYLEFHPAIADSILDKAIQAFKAAEAARHARELVRRKSVLESSPLPGKLADCSSRDPSESEIFIVEGDSAGGSAKQGRDRRTQAILPLRGKILNIEKTDDAKIYKNNEVQSLITALGLGVKGDEFDSTQLRYHRIVIMTDADVDGAHIRTLLLTFFYRYQRALIEQGFIYIACPPLFKVERGRNHEYCYSDREKNQAIAKFPANANYTIQRFKGLGEMMPQQLWDTTMNPETRKMKQVEIEDAAEADRIFTILMGDRVAPRREFIETYGSKLNFTDLDI; the protein is encoded by the coding sequence ATGACGAGCAGTTACAGTGCCGATCAGATTCAAGTTCTGGAAGGTCTGGAAGCCGTCCGCAAAAGACCAGGAATGTACATCGGTACCACTGGGCCGCGAGGACTCCACCATTTAGTTTACGAGGTGGTGGACAATTCAATCGATGAGGCTTTGGCGGGTCATTGCACTCATATAGAAGTGGATATCAACGCTGATGGTTCTGTGACTGTAACAGATGATGGTCGCGGTATTCCCGTTGATACTCACTCGCGCACCGGGAAATCAGCTTTGGAAACCGTGATGACTGTACTACACGCTGGTGGTAAGTTTGGCGGCGGTGGCTACAAAGTTTCTGGAGGATTACACGGGGTTGGTATTTCTGTTGTTAATGCCTTATCTGAGGTTGTAGAAGTTACAGTTTGGCGAGATAAAAAGGTTTATCTCCAACGCTATGAACGCGGTATCCCAGTTAGCGAACTGCAAGCAAAGCCTTACAAAGAAGCTAGAACTGGAACTTCTGTCACCTTCAAGCCAGATACCCAAATCTTTACAACTAGCATTGAGTTTGATTACATCACTTTATCAGGTCGCCTACGGGAGTTGGCGTATCTAAATGCAGGTGTCAAAATTACCTTTACTGACCACCGTCTAGAACTACTAAAAAGCGATACACCCAAGGTAGAATCGTACAATTATAAGGGTGGTATTAAAGAATATATCGCGTACATGAACCGCGAGAAGCAACCACTGCATGAAGAAATTATCTATGTGCAAGGGGAACGCAATAACGTACAAGTGGAAGTTTCTTTGCAATGGTGTACTGATGCTTATACGGATAATGTACTAGGTTTTGCTAACAATATTCGCACTGTGGATGGTGGTACGCACTTAGAAGGGTTGAAGGCGGTTTTAACTCGGACATTAAATGCGATCGCTCGTAAGCGCAATAAAATTAAAGAGAATGAAACTAACCTCAGTGGCGAACACGTCCGCGAAGGTTTGACTGCGGTAATTTCCGTTAAAGTCCCAGATCCAGAATTTGAAGGACAAACCAAAACTAAACTCGGTAATACTGAAGTGCGGGGGATTGTCGATTCTTTGGTGGGAGAAGTCCTCACCGAATATCTAGAATTTCATCCGGCGATCGCAGATTCAATTTTAGATAAAGCTATCCAAGCTTTCAAAGCCGCAGAAGCAGCCCGTCATGCACGGGAATTAGTTCGGCGCAAATCTGTACTAGAATCTTCACCATTACCCGGTAAATTGGCAGATTGTAGTTCTCGCGATCCTAGCGAATCTGAGATATTCATCGTCGAAGGCGACTCAGCAGGGGGAAGTGCGAAACAAGGACGAGATCGCCGCACTCAAGCTATCTTGCCTCTACGTGGTAAAATTCTCAACATTGAAAAAACCGATGACGCTAAAATTTATAAAAATAACGAAGTTCAATCGTTAATTACAGCCCTCGGTTTAGGTGTCAAAGGTGATGAATTCGATTCTACCCAACTGCGCTATCACCGCATAGTTATTATGACGGATGCTGACGTAGATGGAGCGCACATCCGTACTTTGTTGTTAACATTCTTCTATCGATATCAGCGAGCGCTCATTGAACAAGGCTTTATTTATATTGCTTGTCCCCCACTGTTTAAAGTAGAACGGGGACGTAATCATGAGTACTGCTATAGCGATCGCGAAAAAAATCAAGCGATCGCCAAATTCCCCGCTAACGCCAACTATACCATCCAACGCTTCAAAGGTTTGGGTGAAATGATGCCGCAACAACTCTGGGACACCACAATGAACCCAGAAACCCGCAAAATGAAGCAAGTCGAAATTGAGGATGCTGCTGAAGCCGATCGCATCTTCACAATTTTAATGGGCGATCGCGTCGCACCTAGACGAGAATTTATCGAAACTTATGGTTCTAAACTCAACTTCACTGATTTAGATATCTAG
- the miaA gene encoding tRNA (adenosine(37)-N6)-dimethylallyltransferase MiaA codes for MTKLIVICGATATGKSGLALALAMRLGFVILSADSRQVYRELDIGTAKPTLAQQKLVPHYLIDICDPTDTMTVADYQEQTQALIASVDVTPLLLVGGTGLYIRSIVQGMKIPRVAPQTELRSQLEFLGQPQLYAMLQQVDPVAAQKIHANDSVRTLRALEVYYVTGHPISQQQGENPPNYPILQIGLDCDVEKLGNRIKQRTEQMIADGLVAEVEYLCQKYGSDLSLLNTLGYQEIKQYLAGDISLDEAKELTVLHTRQFAKRQRTWFRAYPKIEWFDANDPELLEKVWHRINEFTNCAN; via the coding sequence ATGACTAAATTAATTGTGATTTGTGGGGCGACGGCTACAGGTAAGTCGGGTTTGGCTTTAGCTTTGGCGATGCGGTTGGGTTTTGTAATTCTTAGTGCCGATTCTCGTCAAGTTTACCGTGAGTTGGATATTGGGACAGCAAAACCAACTCTGGCACAACAAAAATTAGTACCGCACTACTTAATAGATATCTGCGATCCCACAGACACGATGACAGTAGCAGACTATCAGGAACAAACACAAGCCTTAATTGCTTCTGTTGATGTTACACCACTTTTGCTAGTTGGTGGCACTGGTTTATATATCCGTTCCATTGTCCAAGGTATGAAAATTCCGAGAGTTGCACCACAAACTGAATTGCGATCGCAACTTGAATTTCTCGGTCAACCACAACTCTACGCCATGTTACAACAAGTTGACCCCGTTGCAGCACAAAAGATTCATGCTAATGATTCAGTCCGAACTTTAAGAGCATTAGAGGTATATTATGTTACTGGACATCCGATTTCGCAACAGCAAGGGGAGAATCCACCGAATTATCCAATTTTGCAAATTGGTTTAGATTGCGATGTTGAAAAGTTGGGGAATAGGATTAAACAGCGTACTGAGCAAATGATAGCAGATGGTTTAGTTGCTGAGGTGGAATATCTTTGTCAAAAATATGGCTCTGATTTGTCTTTATTGAATACTTTGGGCTATCAAGAAATAAAGCAATATTTGGCTGGGGATATTTCCTTGGATGAAGCAAAAGAATTAACAGTTTTGCATACACGACAATTTGCCAAGCGACAACGCACTTGGTTTCGAGCATATCCCAAAATTGAATGGTTTGATGCGAATGATCCCGAATTATTAGAGAAGGTTTGGCACAGAATAAATGAGTTTACAAATTGTGCTAATTAG